CGTGATCAGTTCGTGACCGCTGATGGTGTGGGTGTGCGGCAGGCCGGTGTGGTTGATGAAGAACCGGTAGTCGGCCTCGGGTCCGCGGCGCAGGACCGACTCGATCCCGGTGACGTGGGCGGGCGGGACGGTGACGCCCGCGCCGAGGGCGGCCTGTTCGAGCAGTTCCCAAAGATGATCGTGGTCGAGGTCCGTCCCCAGGTACCAGGCCCGGCCCGATCCGAACTCGTTCACGGTGAGGGCGGGCTCGCCGGGCAGCGGGGCGTCGAGGAACGAGGAGACGGTGTCCGCGGTCGTGGTCTGGATGCGCTCGGTCCAGATGGAGGCGGTGGCGCCGTTGTCCAGCCGGGTCTGGGCGCCCTCGGGGAGCGGGAAGAACTCCTCAGTGCGGAGGCCGAGCAACTCGGTGAAGGCGCCGGGGTAGCCGCCGAGGCGGACCCGGTCGTCCTCGTCGACGATGCCCGAGAAGTAGGTGACGACGACGGTTCCGCCTGCGGCGGCGAAGTCGCTGATCGTGGCCGCCTCGTGGTCGCGGACGAGGTAGAGGGAGGGGACGACGACCATGCGGTAGCGGCTGAGGTCGGCGCCCGGCGCGACCAGGTCGACCGTGATCCCCGCCTCCCAGAGGGCGCGGTAGATCTTGTGCACCTGGTCGAGGTACCGGACCTCCTCGGACGGGTGGGAGTCGAGGTCGGTCGCCCACCACGTCTCCCAGCTGAAGACCATCGCCACTTCGGCGACGACCTCGGTGCCCACGACCTCCCGGATCGCGTCGAGCGTGCGGGAGAGTTCGAGGACTTCGTGCCACTTCCGGCTGTCCGTGCCGGCGTGGGGGAGTAACGCGGAGTGGAACTTCTCGGTGCCCTGGGCCGATGCGCGCCACTGGAAGAAGCAGATCGCGTCCGCACCGCGGGCGACATGCGCGAGAGAGTTGCGGATCAGCTCGCCCGGCTGCTTGGCGATGTTGCGCGGCTGCCAGTTGACGGCGCCGGTGGACTGCTCCATCAGCATCCACGGGCGGCCGCCGGCGAGGCCGCGTGTGCCGTCGGCGGAGAACGACAGCTCCTGGTGGGGGACGGGCAGCCGGTGGTCCAGGTAATGGTCGTTCGCGACGACGTCGACCAGCGGTGCCCACTGCCAGTAGTCCTGGGTGCGGATGTGCGAGGTCACCATGAAGTTGGTCGTCACCGGCACGTCCGAGAGCCGGCGGAGGATGCGCTCCTCGATCAGGTAGCACTCGAGTACCTCGTCGGAGGAGAACCGCGAGAAGTCGAGCGCCTGCGCGGGGTTGCCCGAGGAGAGGGTGCGGCGCGGCGGGAGGATCTCCTCCCAGGCGCCGTAGTGCTGGCTCCAGAACGCGGTGCCCCACGCCCGGTTGAGCGCTTCGACCGTGCCGTACTTCTGCTCCAGCCACCGGCGGAAGGCGTCGGCCGACACGTCGCAGTAGCAGAGCGCGTTGTGGCAGCCCAGCTCGTTGGACACATGCCAGAGCCGCACCGCGGGGTGCGAGCCGTAGCGGGTGGCGACGGCCGTGACGAGACGCTCCGCGGCCGCGCGGAAGACCGGGGAGCTCGGGCAGTAGGCCTGCCGGCCGCCGGGCCAGGCCCGGAGGCCCTCCTGCGAGACGGGCAGGATCTCCGGGTGGAGCGTGCTCAGCCACGGCGGGGGAGACGACGTGCCCGTTCCGAGGTTGATGCCGATGCCCGCGCCGTGCAGCAGTCCGATGATGTCGTCGAGTGCGGAGAAGTCGAACTCGTCCGGGTTGGGCTGGAGCTGGGCCCAGCCGAAGACGTTGATGGCGACGAGCGAGACACCGGACTCGACCATGAGCCGGATGTCCTCCTCCCAGACGGAGCGGTCCCACTGCTCGGGGTTGTAGTCGCAGCCGAACACGAACCGGCTGCCCGATTCGTCGACGTCCGTCGTCAGGCCCTCAAGCGCGGAGCGCACCGTACCGAGCGTCACATCGACCTCCTCGTCGCATCTTCTGTGAACGTTCCCAGAGCCTCTCAGGGTCAACAGGCCGAGAAGGTCTGGGAACGTGCACAGACTAAGCAGGCCGCGGGTGCGCTGTCAAGCTAATGTGTGCGTATGGCTTCCGATTCGACCAGGCCGCGTCAGGCGACGATCCACGACGTCGCCGCCGCTGCGGGCCTGTCGCGGGGGACCGTATCCCGCGTCATCAACGGCGAGCCGTACGTCTCACCCGCCGCCAAAGCCGCCGTCGAATCCGCCATCATCGAAGTCGGGTACGTGCCGAACACGGCCGCCCGCAACCTGAAGACGCGCAGGTCCGGAGCGGTCGCCCTGATCGTCCACGAACCGCACTCGCTGTTCCTCGAAGACCCGAACATCGGCGCCATCGTCCTGGGCACCAACTCCGTGCTCTCCGACGCGGACTACCAGCTCGTCACACTGGTCGTCGATTCGAATCGCGACAGCGAGCGCGTCGCCGACTATCTGCGGGGCGGCTTCGTGGACGGGGTCATCATCATCTCGGCTCGTGCGCAGGACCCCATCGGTCGCGCCGCGACCGGGATGAAGATCCCGGCCGTGTTCGTCGGGCATCCGCCCGGACTCGCGGACATCGTCTACGTCGGTATCGACAACGTCAGTGCGGCCCGCACGATCACCGAGCGGCTGCTCGCCACCGGGCGCAAGCGGGTCGGGATGATCGCCAGCGCGCTGGACCGCGACTCGGGTCAGGACCGTCTGGCGGGATTCCGCGAGGCTCTCGGGGAGCGGTTCGACCCGGACCTCGTCGTGGAGTATCCGTTCTACAGCTACGACAGCGGACTGGCGGGGATGCGCGAACTGCTCGCGCGCGACCCCGGCATCGACGGCGTCTTCGCCGCATCGGATGCGATCGCGGCGGCCGCGATCGACGTGCTCCGCGCTCACGGCAAGGCGGTCCCGCAGGAAGTCGGCGTCGTCGGCTTCGACGACAGCGCCTGGGCGCTCCGGTCCCAGCCGCAGCTGTCCACCGTCCACCAGCCCGCCATGACGCTGGGTCAGGAAGCCGCCCGGCTCGTCCTGCAGCAGATCGCCGGCGATGAGATCGACACCGCCGGAGTGATCCTGCAGACCGAGATCACCTGGCGGGAATCCGCCTGACGGGCGACGCGTCGAAGCGCCGGGGGTCCGTCGCGCTAGGTTGAGACGGTGCGTGCGCAGGAGGGGCGAGGACGGGTGCGCCCCTTCTGGTTGCTCCGCGGCCGCGCCCAGCGCGGGACCCTCGTCTCCACCGCGCTGGTCGTGCTCGTCGTCGCCTTCCTCGCTTCGCTGATGACCGGTCTGGCGCTGCGGTCGCCGGATGCGGCCGTCCGCGCCACCGTCGAGCAGGAGCCCGCCGCCGTGACCTCGCTCGCGGTCCTGTCCTCCCTGGCGACGGATGCGGACGCCCAATCCGCCGCGGTCCGTTCCGTCGTGCGGCGCGCGTTCTCCGGCGCTCCGCTGCTCTCCGCGCGGACGGCGTTCGTCCCGGCCGCCCCGGTCGCCGGTGGCGGGACCGCGCTGCTGCTGGTGGCCGACGACGCCCTGAAGGGACGAGTCCGGCTGACGGCCGGGCAGTGGCCGTCCTTGCCAGGCGAGGTCGCTGTGGATGACGGCTTCGCCCGGGCCCATGACCTGCGGGACGGCCGCGCATTCGACTTCGCCGGACCGGACGGTGCGGTACGCGTCACCGTGAGCGGCGTGTGGCGGGCCTCCGATCCGTCGGCCGCCGCCTGGCTGGGACTCACCAGCGGCCTCGGCGGCACGGATGGGCGGGTGATCGTCTCGGACGCGGTGGCGGAGTCGGCCGGGGACGGCACGTCCGCCCAGTGGGTGCTGACTCCGGATGCGGTCGGGCTCACCGCAGCCGATCTTCCGCGCCTGCACCGCGGCTTCTCCGGCGTCGCCGATGCGCTCAGCGAGGAGCCCGACACGGCGGCGAGCCCGTTCTCCTCGAGCGGGGAGGCGCTCGCCACCGTCACGGCCATGCAGCGCTCGGTCGTCGCCCTCCAGGCCGTCATCCCCGTCCCGCTCGCCGTGCTCGCGGTGTGCTCGGTGCTCGCTCTCGCGCTCCTCGGGCAGTTGCTGGCCGACGCGCGCCGGATCGAGACCCGGCTGCTCCGCTCGCGCGGGGTGACGTATCCCGCGCTGGCGGGGGCTGCAGCGGGGGAGTCCGCGGCGGTGGCCGTCGTCGCCGTCGCGGTCGGGACGGTCGCGGCCCAGTTCGTCCTCGCTCCTCTGACCGGCGGCCCTGGCGCCCGGGCGGGTGTCCTTGACGTGGCTCTGCCCGCGCTGGTGACGCTGGTCGCCGCGATCGTCACCGCGACGCTGACCGCGGTGGCGTCGGCGCGCTCGCTCAGCGACTCGCCGGGAGCGGTCGAGGCGGGACGGGCGCGGAGCGCGGTGTCGGCCGGGCTCGCCGTGCTGGCGCTGATCGCGGCCGCCGTGACGCTATGGCGGTTCGTACTCTTCAGCTCCTCAGCGGCCGATGCGGGCGGTGCGGCCGGCCCCGATCCGGCCGGAGTCCTCGCCCCGGCGGCCGTGCTGTGCGCGATCGCCCTCCTCGGTCTCTCGCTGTTCGGACCGGCGTCCGCGGCCGTCGAGCGGTTGGCCGGACGCGGTCGCGGCGTCGCCGGCGTCCTGCCCGCGCGTCAGGTCGGACGCGGCGTCGCCCTGTTCTCGGGCCCGGTCGCCCTGATCGTCCTGGCGGTGGGGTCGCTCAGTTTTGCGGCGGGATACGCGGGCACCTTCGGCGGGTTCCTGCGCGACTCGAGCCTGCTCGTCGCGGGTGCGGAGGTCCGCGCCGACCTCGGCGTGAGCGGTGCACCGAGCTCTGCGTCCGACCTGTCGCCCGCCACCGCCATGGAACGGCGAGGGGTGAGCGTGTCGCCCGCCATCGTCGACGACGGGACGGTGGGGGACACGGACATCGCGGTCGTCGTCGCGGATGCGACCCGCCTTCCCGCCCTGACACCGGTGGGCTCCTACCTCCTCGACAGCTCAGGGATCGCCGCGGGCCTGCCCGACCGCGGCGGCATCCCCGGTGCCGACCTCCCAGCGGGGCTGAAGGAGCTGACGCTGCGGATCACCGCGTCCGCCGGCACCGGACGCATCCAGGCCGCCGCCGCTACGGCCTGGCTGGCGACTTCGGCGGGCGAAGCGGTCCCCGTGACGGCACGGCCCGACGCCTCCGGTTCGGTCGCGTTCGCGCTTCCGAAGGCGGCGGCCCTGCGCCTCGTCGCCGTCGACATCGCGGCGCAGCCCCAGGCGCCGGCCGGGGCGCTGGATGTGACGCTCGGCGTCGGCGACGTGAAGGCCGGTCAGGCCGTCGTCGCGAAGACGCCCTGGACGCTCGCTCCCGCCGCCTTCGGATCCGCCTCCCCGTTCCGTGCGGCGTCCCCCGGCCGCGCCGTCGCCGCGTCGCTCGACGGCAGCGCCTCCGTCCGGTTCGTCGCCGGCGCCCAGCCGCCCCTGCGCTTCGCGGTCACGCGCGCGCTCGCCGATGAGGACGCCCTGCGGGTGGGCCAGCGGATCGACGTCGACAGCCCCGTCGGCGACCTCACCGGAACCGTGGCGCAGATCGTCGCCGCGGTGCCGGGGACCCCCGCCGAACGCGCGGTCCTGGCCGACTACCCGGCCGTCACCGCTCAGCTGCTCCGGACCACGCCCTCGGTGGCTCGCACGTCGTCCGTGTGGGCGACGGGCGACGACGTCGCCGCGGTCGCGCACGACCTGACCGCCGTCGCCGGTCCCGACGCCGCCGTAACGACCGCGTCCGGCCGGTTCGTGTCGCGGTTCCTGAGCGGTGCCGTCCTCAGCACCTGGCTCGGCGCGGTGGGATGCGGGATCCTCGCGATCGCCGCAGTCGCGGCAGCGATCTCGTCGTCGCTGCGGCGCCGTCGGGGCGAAGTCGTCGTGCTGCGCGCCGTCGGGCTCTCCGGCGATCAGCAGGCGTGGTCCCGGCGTCTCGAGGTGATCGGCGTCGCCCTGGCGGCGGCCCTCTTCGGCCTCGCGGGCGGAGTGGCGGTCGTGCTCCTGGTCGGCAACACCCTCGCGCGGCTGTCCGTCGTGACGGCACCGTCCACTCTCTCCGTGCAGGGCCGCGTCGATCCCGTGGGGCTGGCGGCGGGCCTCGCAGCGCTCGCGGCCGCGCTGGCCGTGGCGGCGTGGGCGTACGGGGGAGCGGTCCGTCGCCAGGCGTCGGACACTGCGTACCGGGAGGAGACCCGGTGAGCGGCGGTGGTGTGTCGGACGCCCGGCTGTTCCTGCGATCCATCCGCGCGTTCGGTGGCGGACTCCTGCTGCTCGCGCTGGTCGCCCTCGTGACCACGACGGCTCTCGCCGGCTGGCCGAGGGTGACCAGCGAGGTGCTGGGTGGCGAACTGCGCCACGGACTCCAGGAATCCGGGGCGGGCGGACGCGACCTGAGCGCCGGCATCCGCACCGGCTTCTTCAATGGGCCGGCGATCGACGCGGCACGCCTGTGGGACGGTCTTCCGGGGATCGCGTCCGGCGTGCGCGACGGAATGAGGGAGCCGCTCCGCGCCGTCACCGGGCCGGGCGACACCGCAGCGCGAACCACCGAACTTCCGACCTCAGGCCCTGCGGGAGCGGCCCGCAACAGTCGCTACGTGATCACGCTCGAGGGCTATCGCGACCTCCGGCAGTCCGCCCGGCTCCTGACAGGAAGCTGGCCCGCGCCCGCTTCAGCTGCCTCCGGGACGGAGCCGGTCCCGGTGGTCGTCACGGCAAGAGCGGCGTCGGTGCTGGGCTGGAAGGTCGGGCAGGTGCGGCGCACCACTGCGTCGCCCGAGACGGCCCTGTCGCTGCGCCTGGTCGGGACCATCCAGCCGAAGGACCCTGCGGCGGACTTCTGGGACCTGGATGCGCAACGTGCGCGCGGGCATTTCGTCGACGGTGGCGACAGCGGCAAGGAATACGGCGGCGTCGCCTGGGTGGCACCCGAAACCTGGCGCGCCCTCGCGCGGGGGTTCGATCAGACCGTCGCCTCCGTCTGGTTCCCGGTGATCCCCGATCACTTCTCCGCCGAGAACGTGCAATCCGTGCGCAGCGCACTCGGCGCGTTCCTCGCCTCACCCCCGACGGTCAGCGCGGGAGGAACCGGCTTCCCCCTCAGCTTCGCCACGGTCCTGCAGCAGCCCATCGACGACTTCGTTGCGCGCGCTCAGCCCGCCCAGACCCTGTTCGCCATCCTCGTCAGCGGGCCTCTCGTCATCGCCCTCGCCGTGTCGGCCCAGGGCGCTCGGCTCGCGCTGGACCGTCGACGACCGGCCCTGGCCCTGATGGCGGCCCGCGGCGCATCGCCGGGACGGCTGCGCGCCGAGCTCGTCGCCCAGGGCCTGCTCGTCTCGCTCCCGGCGGCCGCGCTGGGACTGCTCGCCGCGCTGCTGCTGACACCCGCCGCCGTGCCGCTGGTCGCGCCGCTGGTGCTGGCGGCGGCCTGCGTCCTGCTGCCCCCGGTGGCGCTCCTGCTGGCGACGGGTCCGCTGAGTCCCGGGAATGCGCGCGTCGGCCGGAACCGCTGGACGTGGGTGGCCGAGGTGGTCGTCATCGGGCTCGCCGTCGCCGGCGTGGTCTTCCTGACCCGGCGCGGACTCGCGTCTCCCGGAGCAGGTCTCGGTGTCGACCCGCTGACGGCGCTGACGCCCGTACTCGTCGCGCTCGCCGCCTGCGTCGTGGTGGTGCGGGTTGCCGGCTACCCGATCGGCTGGATCGCCTCCGCTCTCCGCCGAGGGCGCGGTCCGGTGGCCTTCCTCGGGGCATCGGCCGCGCGCCGCTCCGGCTCCGGGCTGTTGTGGCCGGTCTTCACCCTGGTCGCCGGCGTGAGCATCGCGCTGTTCTCGGTCAGCATGCTCGCGACCGCGAGCGCCGGACTCGCCGAGGGGGCGCGCATCCGGGTCGGCGCCGACCTGTCGGTGACCGCGTCGGGCGCGCTGAGCCAGGGACAGGTGGATGCTGTTCAGCGTCTCCCCGGGGTGGAGCACACGGCGACGGTGGAATGGGCCGGTGGCGTGCGCCTCTCCGCGGGCGGCGTGTCGTCCGACGTCTCCGGGTACCTCGTCGACCCGCGCAGTCTTGACGCCGTGCAGTCCGGACTTCCCCAGCAGGCGCGGCTGTCCACCGCGTTGACCGGCTCGATCCCCGGGCGCACGGGCGCGGCGCTCGGCGGCTGGTCCAGCCAGATCCCGGTCACCAGCGCGCTCGTGGTGACGGGCGGGACGAACATCCACCTCGGCGTGAAGGAGCTGGACTTCGTGCCCGGCGTCTACGTCCGCGACGGCGAATGGGTGTTCATCGACCGGACCGCGCTCCCCGCGTCGAGCGACATCATCGGGCGGCCGCAGACCGTGCTGGTGAAGCTCGCGCCCGGCGCGGACGCCGCGCGCGTCCACGCGGAACTGCAGCGCATCGGAGGCGGCGGCGCCCTGGTGGCCGACGCGATCAGCGAGCAGGCGAGGCTGCGCGCATCGCCGCTGGTCTCGGGCACGGAACTGATCGCGACGCTCTCGATCGGTCTGACGCTGCTGCTGTGCGTGGCAGCATTGCTGCTCACGCTCGTCCTCAACACGGCTACGAGGGTGCGCTTGGTGGCGACGCTTCGCACCATCGGCTACAGCCCGAGGCAGACCGCGGGCGTGCTCGCCTGGGAGCTGGGGCCGGTGCTCGTCATCGGCCTGCTCGCGGGCGCCGTCGTGGGGCTGATCCTGCCGGCGATCGTGCTCGACCCGCTCGACCTGCGCGGTTTCACGGGCAGCCCGGTGCAACCGGCCGTGGTACAGGATCCGCTGCTCGCTGCTGCGGCGCTCGCCGGCTTCGCCGTAGTGGCCGCGGTGGCGACCGCTGTCGCCCTGGCGGGCGCGCGGCACCGCTCCGCGGCGGCCGTCCTGAGAACCGGAGGAGGAGAATGACAACCGTGACACCGGACACCCCCGACGCGGCCATCCGCTGCGCCGACCTGGTGCGCATCTTCACCGCGGACGGGGTCGAGGTCCAGGCACTGCAGGGGCTCACGCTGCGGGTGGACTCGGGTGAGCTGGTCGCGATCGTCGGCGCATCCGGTTCGGGCAAGTCGACGCTCCTGGGCATCCTCTCCGGGCTCGACAAGCCGACCGCCGGGTCCGTCACAGTGGCTGGACGCGACCTCCTCACGCTCGGCAACCGTGAGCGGGTGGACTACCGCCGCCGCACCGTCGGCTTCGTGTGGCAGCAGACCTCGCGCAACCTCCTCGGCTACCTCACCGCCCGCGAGAACCTGGCGCTCGCCATGTCCGTCGCCCGCACCGGCGACCGCGACCGGCGTTCCGCAGAGCTCCTCGAGCTGCTCGAGGTCGCGCACTGCGCCGACCGCCTCCCGACCGAGATGTCCGGCGGTGAGCAGCAGCGTGTGGCGATCGCGGTTGCACTGTCGAACGAGCCCCGGGTACTCCTCGCCGACGAACCCACCGGAGAACTGGACGAGGCCACGAGCGCCGAGGTCCTGGAGGCGATGCGCGGGGTCAATCGCGAGCTGGGCGTGACGACGCTGATCGTCACGCACGACCCCACGGTGTCCGAGCACGTGGCCCGCACGGTGCAGATCCGCGACGGGCGCACCGCGACCGAGGTGCTCCGCCGAACCGGCGTCAACGAGCTCGGCGACGAGCACACCGTTGCCGAGGAGTTCGCCGTGCTCGACCGCGTCGGGCGGTTGCAGCTGCCGCAGGAATACCTGACGACGCTCGGGATGCACGAGCGCGTCCGTCTCGCACTGGAGCAGGACCACGTCGGTGTGTGGCCGCACGGCGACGGCGATCGGAAGGAGTCCGACGGTGACGATGGCTGATCTCCGGCACGGGACCGGGGCGGAAGACGCGGAGGCCCCGCTCCTCGTCGCCGAAACTGTGACCCGCACCTTCGAGACCGCTGCTGGACAGGTCGCGGCGATCTCCGACGTGGATGTGACCGTCCGCCCCGGCGAGCTCGTGGTCGTGAAGGGCCCCTCCGGCTCGGGCAAGACCACCCTGCTGACCGTGCTGAGCGGGCTGGACCGTCCGACGGACGGCCGGGTCGTCCTCGACGGCGTGGACCTGGCCTCGGCATCCGAAGCACAGTTGGTCGACCTGCGGCGCCGCAGCACCGGCTTCGTCTTCCAGTCGTTCGGACTGGTGCCGGTGCTCTCCGCCGCCGAGAACGTC
This region of Leifsonia sp. fls2-241-R2A-40a genomic DNA includes:
- a CDS encoding beta-galactosidase, with protein sequence MTLGTVRSALEGLTTDVDESGSRFVFGCDYNPEQWDRSVWEEDIRLMVESGVSLVAINVFGWAQLQPNPDEFDFSALDDIIGLLHGAGIGINLGTGTSSPPPWLSTLHPEILPVSQEGLRAWPGGRQAYCPSSPVFRAAAERLVTAVATRYGSHPAVRLWHVSNELGCHNALCYCDVSADAFRRWLEQKYGTVEALNRAWGTAFWSQHYGAWEEILPPRRTLSSGNPAQALDFSRFSSDEVLECYLIEERILRRLSDVPVTTNFMVTSHIRTQDYWQWAPLVDVVANDHYLDHRLPVPHQELSFSADGTRGLAGGRPWMLMEQSTGAVNWQPRNIAKQPGELIRNSLAHVARGADAICFFQWRASAQGTEKFHSALLPHAGTDSRKWHEVLELSRTLDAIREVVGTEVVAEVAMVFSWETWWATDLDSHPSEEVRYLDQVHKIYRALWEAGITVDLVAPGADLSRYRMVVVPSLYLVRDHEAATISDFAAAGGTVVVTYFSGIVDEDDRVRLGGYPGAFTELLGLRTEEFFPLPEGAQTRLDNGATASIWTERIQTTTADTVSSFLDAPLPGEPALTVNEFGSGRAWYLGTDLDHDHLWELLEQAALGAGVTVPPAHVTGIESVLRRGPEADYRFFINHTGLPHTHTISGHELITDQPVTSLEIPAGAVRVVRTERTES
- a CDS encoding LacI family DNA-binding transcriptional regulator; this encodes MASDSTRPRQATIHDVAAAAGLSRGTVSRVINGEPYVSPAAKAAVESAIIEVGYVPNTAARNLKTRRSGAVALIVHEPHSLFLEDPNIGAIVLGTNSVLSDADYQLVTLVVDSNRDSERVADYLRGGFVDGVIIISARAQDPIGRAATGMKIPAVFVGHPPGLADIVYVGIDNVSAARTITERLLATGRKRVGMIASALDRDSGQDRLAGFREALGERFDPDLVVEYPFYSYDSGLAGMRELLARDPGIDGVFAASDAIAAAAIDVLRAHGKAVPQEVGVVGFDDSAWALRSQPQLSTVHQPAMTLGQEAARLVLQQIAGDEIDTAGVILQTEITWRESA
- a CDS encoding FtsX-like permease family protein codes for the protein MRAQEGRGRVRPFWLLRGRAQRGTLVSTALVVLVVAFLASLMTGLALRSPDAAVRATVEQEPAAVTSLAVLSSLATDADAQSAAVRSVVRRAFSGAPLLSARTAFVPAAPVAGGGTALLLVADDALKGRVRLTAGQWPSLPGEVAVDDGFARAHDLRDGRAFDFAGPDGAVRVTVSGVWRASDPSAAAWLGLTSGLGGTDGRVIVSDAVAESAGDGTSAQWVLTPDAVGLTAADLPRLHRGFSGVADALSEEPDTAASPFSSSGEALATVTAMQRSVVALQAVIPVPLAVLAVCSVLALALLGQLLADARRIETRLLRSRGVTYPALAGAAAGESAAVAVVAVAVGTVAAQFVLAPLTGGPGARAGVLDVALPALVTLVAAIVTATLTAVASARSLSDSPGAVEAGRARSAVSAGLAVLALIAAAVTLWRFVLFSSSAADAGGAAGPDPAGVLAPAAVLCAIALLGLSLFGPASAAVERLAGRGRGVAGVLPARQVGRGVALFSGPVALIVLAVGSLSFAAGYAGTFGGFLRDSSLLVAGAEVRADLGVSGAPSSASDLSPATAMERRGVSVSPAIVDDGTVGDTDIAVVVADATRLPALTPVGSYLLDSSGIAAGLPDRGGIPGADLPAGLKELTLRITASAGTGRIQAAAATAWLATSAGEAVPVTARPDASGSVAFALPKAAALRLVAVDIAAQPQAPAGALDVTLGVGDVKAGQAVVAKTPWTLAPAAFGSASPFRAASPGRAVAASLDGSASVRFVAGAQPPLRFAVTRALADEDALRVGQRIDVDSPVGDLTGTVAQIVAAVPGTPAERAVLADYPAVTAQLLRTTPSVARTSSVWATGDDVAAVAHDLTAVAGPDAAVTTASGRFVSRFLSGAVLSTWLGAVGCGILAIAAVAAAISSSLRRRRGEVVVLRAVGLSGDQQAWSRRLEVIGVALAAALFGLAGGVAVVLLVGNTLARLSVVTAPSTLSVQGRVDPVGLAAGLAALAAALAVAAWAYGGAVRRQASDTAYREETR
- a CDS encoding ABC transporter permease, whose translation is MSGGGVSDARLFLRSIRAFGGGLLLLALVALVTTTALAGWPRVTSEVLGGELRHGLQESGAGGRDLSAGIRTGFFNGPAIDAARLWDGLPGIASGVRDGMREPLRAVTGPGDTAARTTELPTSGPAGAARNSRYVITLEGYRDLRQSARLLTGSWPAPASAASGTEPVPVVVTARAASVLGWKVGQVRRTTASPETALSLRLVGTIQPKDPAADFWDLDAQRARGHFVDGGDSGKEYGGVAWVAPETWRALARGFDQTVASVWFPVIPDHFSAENVQSVRSALGAFLASPPTVSAGGTGFPLSFATVLQQPIDDFVARAQPAQTLFAILVSGPLVIALAVSAQGARLALDRRRPALALMAARGASPGRLRAELVAQGLLVSLPAAALGLLAALLLTPAAVPLVAPLVLAAACVLLPPVALLLATGPLSPGNARVGRNRWTWVAEVVVIGLAVAGVVFLTRRGLASPGAGLGVDPLTALTPVLVALAACVVVVRVAGYPIGWIASALRRGRGPVAFLGASAARRSGSGLLWPVFTLVAGVSIALFSVSMLATASAGLAEGARIRVGADLSVTASGALSQGQVDAVQRLPGVEHTATVEWAGGVRLSAGGVSSDVSGYLVDPRSLDAVQSGLPQQARLSTALTGSIPGRTGAALGGWSSQIPVTSALVVTGGTNIHLGVKELDFVPGVYVRDGEWVFIDRTALPASSDIIGRPQTVLVKLAPGADAARVHAELQRIGGGGALVADAISEQARLRASPLVSGTELIATLSIGLTLLLCVAALLLTLVLNTATRVRLVATLRTIGYSPRQTAGVLAWELGPVLVIGLLAGAVVGLILPAIVLDPLDLRGFTGSPVQPAVVQDPLLAAAALAGFAVVAAVATAVALAGARHRSAAAVLRTGGGE
- a CDS encoding ABC transporter ATP-binding protein is translated as MTTVTPDTPDAAIRCADLVRIFTADGVEVQALQGLTLRVDSGELVAIVGASGSGKSTLLGILSGLDKPTAGSVTVAGRDLLTLGNRERVDYRRRTVGFVWQQTSRNLLGYLTARENLALAMSVARTGDRDRRSAELLELLEVAHCADRLPTEMSGGEQQRVAIAVALSNEPRVLLADEPTGELDEATSAEVLEAMRGVNRELGVTTLIVTHDPTVSEHVARTVQIRDGRTATEVLRRTGVNELGDEHTVAEEFAVLDRVGRLQLPQEYLTTLGMHERVRLALEQDHVGVWPHGDGDRKESDGDDG